The Nocardioides panzhihuensis genome has a segment encoding these proteins:
- a CDS encoding DUF805 domain-containing protein, protein MTIPLDQPLRAASITEAYSRFWKKYATFSGRASRTELLWPMLVNLLMLIVVVLARNEVVSVVVGLYALAAFVPTIALGTRRLHDINRSGWWQLVLIVPLVGDIVLAVLWLTFPSPEGVKYDLAA, encoded by the coding sequence GTGACGATCCCCCTTGACCAGCCGCTTCGTGCTGCCTCGATCACCGAGGCGTACTCACGGTTCTGGAAGAAGTACGCGACATTCTCGGGTCGCGCCAGTCGCACTGAGCTGCTCTGGCCGATGCTCGTGAACCTTCTGATGCTCATCGTCGTGGTGCTGGCGCGCAACGAGGTGGTGAGCGTCGTGGTCGGTCTCTACGCGCTCGCCGCGTTCGTGCCGACCATCGCGCTGGGCACGCGCCGGCTGCACGACATCAACCGATCCGGATGGTGGCAGCTGGTCCTGATCGTGCCGCTGGTCGGAGACATCGTCCTCGCGGTGCTGTGGCTGACCTTCCCGAGCCCGGAGGGCGTCAAGTACGACTTGGCCGCATGA
- a CDS encoding phosphoenolpyruvate carboxykinase (GTP): protein MVDVDKVLDEAGLTNPHVREYVSYWAGVTGAERIEVVSAADDERLLQESLEAGELLPVTGGRYYSRSYSKDTARSEERTVVATSNPEDKGVYNNWKPADETVKTLTERMTGASKGKTMYVIPYLMAPVGSPLEAYAAGVELTDSRPVVQQMIRMARVGIDYINDLADPSSFVRAVHVTGDLPNLGQGTDNDQRLFATVADQRTILHYGSSYGGNALLGKIAHGLRQACYDGRASGKFLAEQFLLLGIKDKESGEEFHVVGGFPSASGKTNLSMTLSPDALGERYEVTFYGDDIAWIWVGEDGKLRAFNPENGVFGVAKDTNEKTNPGAVQAILPGSGAIFTNVAYNEKTQEVWWEGLTKHHPDDVDGWIDWKGERIADRIDDELGDPWAHPNSRFTTPISHVPNAAPDFDDAAGVPVDAIIFGGRTRDREPLIRAITDVAEGVYDGLTLGAEATAAADGLEGVLRYDPMSMRPFLAYEEGDYARHWLKIIGEATVKPVFAHVNWFQRDAEDGHFLWPGYRENVRALLWLHQFQKGEVKGQQSPVGVIPTEDELDLRGLDLPQRDLDRILSLDLKRWKQEMGFREKHLHQFKLPEEIWEAHKRVAAAIDEAAQA, encoded by the coding sequence ATGGTTGACGTGGACAAGGTCCTCGATGAGGCGGGGCTGACGAATCCTCATGTGCGGGAGTATGTCTCCTACTGGGCAGGGGTGACCGGAGCCGAGCGGATCGAGGTTGTCAGCGCAGCCGACGACGAGCGGCTCCTTCAGGAATCCCTGGAGGCTGGTGAGCTGCTTCCCGTCACGGGCGGCCGCTACTACAGCCGTTCCTACAGCAAGGACACCGCGCGCTCCGAGGAGCGCACCGTGGTCGCCACCTCCAACCCGGAGGACAAGGGCGTCTACAACAACTGGAAGCCTGCCGACGAGACCGTCAAGACGCTCACCGAGCGCATGACCGGTGCCTCCAAGGGCAAGACGATGTACGTCATCCCCTACCTGATGGCTCCGGTCGGCTCGCCCCTGGAGGCGTACGCCGCAGGTGTCGAGCTCACCGACAGCCGCCCGGTCGTGCAGCAGATGATCCGGATGGCGCGCGTCGGCATCGACTACATCAACGACCTCGCAGACCCGAGCTCCTTCGTCCGTGCGGTGCACGTGACCGGCGACCTGCCCAACCTCGGTCAGGGCACCGACAACGACCAGCGTCTGTTCGCGACGGTCGCCGACCAGCGTACGATCCTTCACTACGGCTCCTCCTACGGCGGGAACGCGCTGCTGGGCAAGATCGCCCACGGCCTGCGCCAGGCCTGCTACGACGGCCGCGCCTCCGGCAAGTTCCTCGCCGAGCAGTTCCTGCTGCTGGGCATCAAGGACAAGGAGTCCGGCGAGGAGTTCCACGTCGTCGGCGGCTTCCCGTCCGCCTCCGGCAAGACCAACCTCTCGATGACGCTCTCGCCCGACGCCCTCGGTGAGCGCTATGAGGTCACCTTCTACGGCGACGACATCGCCTGGATCTGGGTCGGCGAGGACGGCAAGCTCCGTGCCTTCAACCCGGAGAACGGCGTCTTCGGTGTCGCCAAGGACACCAACGAGAAGACCAACCCGGGCGCGGTCCAGGCGATCCTGCCGGGCTCGGGTGCGATCTTCACGAACGTCGCCTACAACGAGAAGACCCAGGAGGTCTGGTGGGAGGGGCTCACCAAGCACCACCCGGACGACGTCGACGGCTGGATCGACTGGAAGGGCGAGCGCATCGCCGACCGGATCGACGACGAGCTGGGCGACCCGTGGGCCCACCCCAACTCCCGCTTCACCACGCCGATCTCGCACGTTCCCAACGCGGCGCCCGACTTCGACGACGCCGCAGGCGTGCCGGTCGACGCGATCATCTTCGGTGGCCGCACCCGTGACCGCGAGCCGCTGATCCGTGCGATCACAGACGTGGCCGAGGGCGTCTACGACGGCCTCACCCTGGGTGCCGAGGCGACTGCCGCGGCCGACGGCCTCGAGGGCGTGCTGCGCTACGACCCGATGTCGATGCGTCCGTTCCTCGCCTACGAGGAGGGCGACTACGCCCGCCACTGGCTGAAGATCATCGGCGAGGCCACCGTGAAGCCGGTCTTCGCGCACGTCAACTGGTTCCAGCGTGACGCCGAGGACGGTCACTTCCTGTGGCCCGGTTACCGCGAGAACGTGCGCGCGCTGCTGTGGCTGCACCAGTTCCAGAAGGGTGAGGTCAAGGGCCAGCAGAGCCCCGTCGGCGTCATCCCGACCGAGGACGAGCTCGACCTGCGCGGCCTCGACCTGCCGCAGCGGGACCTCGACCGGATCCTCTCCCTCGACCTGAAGCGGTGGAAGCAGGAGATGGGCTTCCGCGAGAAGCACCTCCACCAGTTCAAGCTGCCCGAGGAGATCTGGGAGGCCCACAAGCGCGTGGCCGCTGCGATCGACGAGGCCGCTCAGGCCTGA
- the argJ gene encoding bifunctional glutamate N-acetyltransferase/amino-acid acetyltransferase ArgJ → MPQPAGFVGVTANLGLKEGADDFAVVAAPSGSVTSAAVFTRSRFAGASVLLSRSADVSAFRGMVTISKNANVATGPTGEANAAEVRRLAAEVVGVRPEELLVASTGVIGVLYPMDVLTPALEKLAGTAVEADFGAAAAAIMTTDTIAKIETRTVGGATITGIAKGVGMLEPDMATMLTYFFTDAAVPTADLDAAFRRVVDRTYNAVSIDTDTSTSDTAAIFASGTAGAVDLGEFEAALYDAALALVKKIASDGEGASKLISVSVSGARDDAQAKRVGKAIVNSPLVKTAVHGADPNWGRVAMAIGKLHEETDISPEHVRIAFGGTETYPAQVSANLLADLSTYLSGDEVSIEVDLGIASGEFTVYGCDLTDGYIRINADYTT, encoded by the coding sequence ATGCCTCAACCAGCCGGATTCGTCGGAGTCACCGCCAACCTCGGTCTCAAGGAGGGCGCTGACGACTTCGCCGTCGTCGCCGCCCCCTCCGGCTCGGTCACGAGCGCCGCGGTCTTCACCCGATCCCGCTTCGCCGGCGCCTCGGTGCTGCTCTCCCGGTCCGCGGACGTCTCCGCGTTCCGCGGGATGGTGACCATCTCGAAGAACGCGAACGTCGCGACCGGCCCGACCGGCGAGGCCAACGCCGCGGAGGTACGCCGCCTGGCGGCCGAGGTCGTCGGCGTACGCCCCGAGGAGCTGCTGGTGGCCTCGACCGGCGTGATCGGTGTGCTGTACCCGATGGACGTGCTCACCCCCGCCCTGGAGAAGCTCGCCGGGACCGCCGTCGAGGCCGACTTCGGGGCCGCCGCGGCGGCGATCATGACGACCGACACGATCGCCAAGATCGAGACCCGGACCGTCGGCGGGGCGACGATCACGGGGATCGCCAAGGGCGTCGGGATGCTCGAGCCCGACATGGCCACGATGCTGACCTACTTCTTCACCGACGCCGCGGTGCCGACCGCCGATCTCGACGCCGCCTTCCGCCGGGTCGTCGACCGCACCTACAACGCCGTCTCGATCGACACCGACACCTCGACCTCCGACACCGCCGCGATCTTCGCCTCCGGAACGGCCGGCGCTGTCGACCTGGGCGAGTTCGAGGCCGCGCTCTACGACGCCGCGCTGGCACTGGTGAAGAAGATCGCCTCCGACGGCGAAGGCGCCTCCAAGCTGATCTCGGTCTCGGTCAGCGGCGCCCGCGACGACGCCCAGGCCAAGCGGGTCGGCAAGGCCATCGTCAACTCACCTCTGGTCAAGACCGCAGTCCACGGCGCCGACCCCAACTGGGGCCGCGTCGCGATGGCCATCGGCAAGCTCCACGAGGAGACCGACATCTCCCCCGAGCACGTACGCATCGCCTTCGGCGGCACCGAGACCTACCCAGCCCAGGTCTCGGCAAATCTATTGGCAGATTTGTCGACTTATCTTTCCGGGGATGAGGTGTCGATCGAGGTCGACCTCGGCATCGCCTCGGGCGAGTTCACGGTCTACGGCTGCGACCTCACCGACGGCTACATCCGCATCAACGCCGACTACACGACCTGA
- a CDS encoding CbiX/SirB N-terminal domain-containing protein, with amino-acid sequence MTGLVLVAHGTRRLLGNAVASIIAKQAGRRLGIESRAAYVELCEPLFADVVAESRQPTLVVPLLLSTGYHVRVDLPAAASAAAAPVTLGAPLGPDPMLASAQVSRLVAAGATPGQPVVLVAAGSNDPAARADIATAGSMLAEAWGGPVRVATVSGSGAPAIGDVVRPGDAVSPYLLAPGFFSETVRVRSSDAGAEVVADVIGPHPDVVELVVRRASVLLAEERSARVG; translated from the coding sequence GTGACGGGCCTCGTACTCGTTGCTCACGGGACTCGGCGGCTGCTCGGCAACGCCGTCGCCTCGATCATCGCCAAGCAGGCCGGACGCCGGCTGGGGATCGAGTCACGGGCGGCGTACGTCGAGCTCTGCGAGCCGCTCTTCGCCGACGTCGTCGCCGAGAGCCGACAGCCCACGCTGGTCGTGCCGCTGCTGTTGTCGACCGGCTATCACGTACGCGTCGACCTGCCCGCCGCCGCCTCTGCTGCCGCTGCTCCGGTGACTCTTGGCGCCCCGCTCGGCCCCGACCCGATGCTGGCTTCCGCGCAGGTGTCCCGGCTGGTCGCTGCGGGCGCAACGCCTGGTCAGCCCGTAGTCCTCGTCGCCGCGGGGTCCAACGACCCCGCTGCCCGCGCCGACATCGCCACGGCCGGATCGATGTTGGCGGAGGCCTGGGGCGGCCCGGTGCGGGTCGCCACGGTCTCCGGCTCCGGCGCCCCGGCCATCGGCGACGTCGTACGCCCGGGTGACGCCGTCTCGCCCTATCTGCTCGCGCCCGGGTTCTTCTCCGAGACGGTCCGGGTCCGCTCCTCGGATGCTGGTGCGGAGGTCGTCGCCGACGTCATCGGTCCCCATCCCGACGTGGTCGAGCTGGTCGTACGCCGCGCCTCGGTGCTCCTGGCGGAGGAACGCTCCGCGCGCGTCGGCTGA
- a CDS encoding uroporphyrinogen-III synthase has protein sequence MAVEKAQEIYDADVDTGALSGFRVGVTAARKAEEQIKLLERRGAHVVWAPALSVDPNRVDAGALRAVTEQIIGQRVDMFLATTGIGTRAWFEAAEEWGLIDPLLETLGGAEILARGPKSVGALRRRGLRELWAPESEEFDDVLEHLRGRDLTGKRIVVQEHGQSLSMVAHALTRQGAEVINVIVYRVESAADPEPMFRLVETLADGELDAVTFTSAPAVAAFMQAAGSVGLRDEVVAAFQADVVAACVGPVTAAAFEMWGVPTMIPDRSRTAALVKMLETELPLRREGLLIELAGGHQLLLHDDAVILDGAEVKLSPAPAAVLGALVATPGNVVSRPALLAMLPSGTAGSEHAVEMAVARLRAALGTKAVQTVVKRGYRLAVAT, from the coding sequence ATGGCGGTGGAGAAGGCGCAGGAGATCTACGATGCGGATGTGGACACTGGCGCGCTGAGCGGCTTCCGCGTCGGGGTAACCGCCGCGCGGAAGGCCGAGGAGCAGATCAAGCTGCTCGAACGGCGTGGGGCTCACGTGGTGTGGGCGCCCGCGCTCTCCGTCGACCCCAACCGGGTCGACGCCGGTGCGTTGCGCGCGGTGACCGAGCAGATCATCGGTCAACGCGTCGACATGTTCCTGGCGACGACCGGCATCGGGACCCGCGCGTGGTTCGAGGCCGCCGAGGAGTGGGGGCTGATCGACCCGCTCCTGGAGACGCTCGGCGGCGCGGAGATCCTGGCGCGCGGGCCGAAGTCGGTCGGGGCGCTGCGGCGGCGCGGGCTCCGCGAGCTGTGGGCGCCCGAGTCGGAGGAGTTCGACGACGTCCTGGAGCACCTGCGGGGTCGCGACCTGACCGGCAAGCGGATCGTGGTGCAGGAGCACGGTCAGTCGCTCTCGATGGTCGCGCACGCGCTGACCCGGCAGGGCGCCGAGGTCATCAACGTGATCGTCTACCGGGTCGAGTCGGCAGCCGACCCGGAGCCGATGTTCCGGCTGGTCGAGACGTTGGCCGACGGCGAGCTGGACGCGGTCACATTCACCTCCGCCCCGGCCGTGGCCGCGTTCATGCAGGCGGCAGGGTCGGTCGGCCTCCGGGACGAGGTCGTCGCTGCTTTTCAGGCCGACGTGGTCGCGGCCTGCGTCGGTCCGGTGACCGCAGCTGCCTTCGAGATGTGGGGCGTGCCGACGATGATCCCCGACCGTTCCCGCACCGCGGCCTTGGTGAAGATGCTCGAGACCGAGCTGCCGCTGCGCCGCGAGGGCCTGCTGATCGAGCTGGCCGGTGGTCACCAGCTGCTGCTGCACGACGACGCGGTGATCCTCGACGGAGCCGAGGTGAAGCTCTCGCCGGCCCCGGCGGCGGTCCTGGGTGCGCTCGTGGCCACCCCGGGCAACGTCGTCTCCCGGCCGGCGCTGCTGGCGATGCTGCCCTCGGGCACCGCCGGGTCCGAGCATGCCGTGGAGATGGCGGTCGCCCGGCTCCGGGCCGCGCTCGGGACGAAAGCCGTCCAGACCGTCGTCAAGCGCGGCTACCGGCTGGCGGTGGCCACGTGA
- the nirD gene encoding nitrite reductase small subunit NirD translates to MSADQLSAGQTVTYISVCRLDDIDPETGVAALVRGEAVAVFRTLDDRVFALSNYDPYGHASVLARGIVGTRGEVPFVASPLLKQPFSLESGRCLDDPSVAVATYEVDVVDGEVRIGVRH, encoded by the coding sequence ATGAGTGCTGATCAGCTGAGCGCCGGCCAGACCGTCACGTACATCTCCGTCTGTCGTCTCGACGACATCGACCCCGAGACCGGCGTCGCCGCGCTGGTCAGAGGGGAGGCGGTGGCTGTCTTCCGCACCCTGGACGATCGGGTCTTCGCGCTGTCCAACTACGACCCGTACGGTCACGCCTCGGTGCTGGCCCGCGGGATCGTCGGGACGCGTGGGGAGGTGCCGTTCGTGGCGTCGCCGCTGCTCAAGCAGCCGTTCTCGCTCGAGAGCGGCCGGTGTCTCGACGATCCGTCGGTGGCGGTCGCCACCTACGAGGTGGACGTCGTCGACGGGGAGGTACGCATCGGGGTGCGCCACTAG
- the nirB gene encoding nitrite reductase large subunit NirB, with the protein MSPHLRKKVVVVGHGMVGHRFVTAAIERGLTETHDVVVLGEEPRPAYDRVALTSFFEVGAEALSFLPGGVYEDPRVTLRTGTSVIEIDPAAQTVMLADGEEMAYDELVLATGAAPFVPPVPGSELGNVFVYRTIEDLEAIREAAKTAKVGAVIGGGLLGLEAANALHQLGVETHVVELAPRLMAVQVDDAGGNTLKRHIEKLGLTVHTGVMTESISTSSIRRIAPDAAVEISVVDADEAGVLDGKVSALKFKDVEEPLPVDMIVFSAGIRPRDALARAAGLDLAERGGVLVDERCRSSDEHIWAVGECAAPGGKMYGLVAPGYDMAEVVADALLGGAGTFAGADMSTKLKLLGVDVASFGDAHGTTDECLELTYSDAVTGVYKKLVISEDGTRLLGGVLVGDASAYGLLRPMVASGIPLPENPEELILYGVSTSSGPLRSDPGAEEICSCNGVTRGDIEAAVDNGCESAAEVTKETKAGSTCGSCKVQVKKIVEDYFTAQGKTVDTSLCEHFAMTRAELFDVVLIHGYKTFDQIIEAHGAGRGCDLCKPAVASILASQLNGHVLAKENRKLQDTNDAYLANLQKNGSYSVVPRIPGGEVTPEGLIVIGEVAKEFGLYTKITGGQRIDMFGARMEDLPAIWKRLVDAGFESGHAYGKSLRTVKSCVGSTWCRYGVQDSVGLAIMLETRYRGLRSPHKLKGGVSGCARECAEARGKDFGVIATEKGWNLYVGGNGGAIPAHAQLLAGDLTTVELVRYLDRFLMYYVRTADRLQRTSTWIDSLDGGLDRVREVVVDDVLGLGTELEAAMVRHTETYFDEWKATLEDPEKLRRFVSFVNAPDIPDPNISFGSTRGQIVPEVGEAPAAVGPVSLGASIPVGVPTLEESR; encoded by the coding sequence ATGAGCCCTCACCTCCGCAAGAAGGTCGTCGTCGTCGGCCACGGCATGGTCGGTCACCGCTTCGTGACCGCCGCGATCGAGCGCGGTCTCACCGAGACCCACGACGTCGTGGTGCTCGGGGAGGAGCCGCGACCGGCGTACGACCGGGTCGCCCTGACCAGCTTCTTCGAGGTCGGTGCCGAGGCCCTCTCGTTCCTGCCCGGCGGCGTCTACGAGGACCCGCGGGTCACGCTCCGCACCGGCACGAGCGTCATCGAGATCGATCCCGCCGCGCAGACCGTGATGCTGGCTGACGGCGAGGAGATGGCGTACGACGAGCTGGTGCTCGCCACCGGAGCGGCGCCGTTCGTGCCGCCGGTGCCGGGCTCGGAGCTCGGGAACGTCTTCGTGTACCGCACGATCGAGGACCTCGAGGCGATCCGGGAGGCCGCGAAGACCGCGAAGGTGGGGGCCGTGATCGGCGGTGGCCTCCTGGGGCTGGAGGCGGCCAACGCGTTGCACCAGCTCGGTGTCGAGACCCACGTGGTCGAGCTCGCGCCGCGGCTGATGGCCGTGCAGGTCGACGATGCCGGCGGCAACACCCTCAAGCGCCACATCGAGAAGCTGGGCCTCACCGTCCACACCGGGGTGATGACGGAGTCGATCTCGACAAGCTCGATCCGGCGGATCGCGCCGGACGCTGCGGTCGAGATCTCCGTAGTCGACGCGGACGAGGCCGGCGTGCTCGACGGCAAGGTCAGCGCGCTGAAGTTCAAGGACGTCGAGGAGCCCCTGCCGGTCGACATGATCGTCTTCTCGGCCGGCATCCGCCCACGGGACGCGCTCGCCCGCGCGGCCGGACTGGACCTGGCCGAGCGCGGCGGTGTGCTGGTCGACGAGCGGTGCCGAAGCTCCGACGAGCACATCTGGGCGGTCGGTGAGTGCGCCGCGCCCGGCGGGAAGATGTACGGCCTGGTGGCCCCCGGCTACGACATGGCCGAGGTCGTCGCCGACGCGCTGCTCGGCGGCGCCGGCACGTTCGCCGGTGCCGACATGTCGACCAAGCTCAAGCTGCTCGGGGTCGATGTCGCGAGCTTCGGTGACGCGCACGGCACCACCGACGAGTGTCTCGAGCTGACCTACTCCGACGCCGTCACCGGTGTCTACAAGAAGCTGGTGATCAGCGAGGACGGCACCCGCCTGCTCGGCGGCGTGCTGGTCGGAGACGCGAGCGCCTACGGGCTGCTCCGGCCGATGGTCGCTTCTGGTATCCCGCTCCCGGAGAACCCCGAGGAACTCATTCTGTACGGGGTCTCGACAAGCTCGGGGCCACTGCGTTCAGACCCCGGTGCTGAGGAGATCTGTTCCTGCAACGGTGTCACCCGCGGCGACATCGAGGCGGCTGTCGACAACGGCTGCGAGAGCGCCGCGGAGGTCACCAAGGAGACCAAGGCCGGTTCGACCTGTGGGTCCTGCAAGGTGCAGGTCAAGAAGATCGTCGAGGACTACTTCACCGCTCAGGGCAAGACCGTCGACACCAGCCTGTGCGAGCACTTCGCGATGACCCGCGCCGAGCTCTTCGACGTGGTCCTGATCCACGGCTACAAGACCTTCGACCAGATCATCGAGGCCCACGGTGCCGGCCGCGGCTGCGACCTGTGCAAGCCTGCCGTCGCGAGCATCCTGGCCAGCCAGCTCAACGGGCACGTCCTGGCCAAGGAGAACCGCAAGCTCCAGGACACCAACGACGCCTACCTCGCCAACCTCCAGAAGAACGGCTCCTACTCCGTCGTCCCGCGCATCCCCGGCGGAGAGGTCACCCCCGAAGGCCTGATCGTGATCGGTGAGGTCGCCAAGGAGTTCGGCCTCTACACCAAGATCACCGGCGGCCAGCGCATCGACATGTTCGGTGCCCGGATGGAGGACCTGCCGGCGATCTGGAAGCGCCTGGTCGACGCCGGGTTCGAGTCCGGTCACGCCTACGGCAAGTCGCTGCGTACGGTGAAGTCCTGCGTCGGCTCCACCTGGTGCCGCTACGGGGTCCAGGACTCCGTCGGCCTCGCGATCATGCTCGAGACCCGCTACCGCGGGCTGCGCTCGCCGCACAAGCTCAAGGGCGGCGTCTCCGGGTGCGCCCGGGAGTGCGCGGAGGCCCGCGGCAAGGACTTCGGTGTCATCGCCACCGAGAAGGGCTGGAACCTGTACGTCGGGGGCAACGGTGGCGCCATCCCCGCCCACGCACAGCTGCTCGCCGGTGACCTGACCACCGTGGAGCTCGTCCGCTATCTCGACCGTTTCCTCATGTACTACGTACGCACCGCCGACCGCCTCCAGCGCACCTCGACCTGGATCGACTCCCTGGACGGCGGCCTGGACCGGGTGCGCGAGGTCGTGGTCGACGACGTGCTCGGCCTGGGCACCGAGCTCGAGGCCGCGATGGTGCGCCACACCGAGACCTACTTCGACGAGTGGAAGGCGACGCTGGAGGACCCCGAGAAGCTGCGTCGCTTCGTCTCCTTCGTCAACGCCCCCGACATCCCGGACCCCAACATCTCCTTCGGGTCGACGCGTGGCCAGATCGTCCCGGAGGTCGGCGAGGCGCCAGCCGCCGTCGGTCCCGTCTCGCTCGGTGCCTCCATCCCTGTCGGTGTGCCCACGCTGGAGGAGTCGCGATGA
- a CDS encoding FAD-dependent oxidoreductase, which yields MLHESAAPQQRIVVVGGGMAAARLVEGLVARGLGPQTTVLAEEPHAPYNRILLSAVLEGTHRPEVLAMREKQWYADKGVDLRLDSLVVDIHRDRHAVELADRTTVPYDRLVLATGAIPSLPPIRGVVRADGSMDPRVQAFRSLDDCGRLLALLDRQSLRDHPRNAVIVGGGLLGLQVARALAVRGIETEIVEGRDHLLSSQVGASAGKVLKRSMATLGTQVYLGARATRLTDEGLKLDNGYTLETDLVVLTAGGRPRANLARRAELTVARGIVVDDQLRSVDDPDIYAIGDCAEHDSTVTGFVSPAWEQAGVLADVLAGNQATYSGHRVVARLRATDLDVCVLGEPEHETGEVVEIANPIKGTHRKLVVRDGRIVAGALVGDLSRVGLITQAFDRQTVLGEHEAGQLLLPEPSAAGSSGVPQLPDDAEICACAGVSAGAIRACQSLEDVRDTTRATTGCGGCAPTVRQLLATRQTSPLPNSLRTVEGTPS from the coding sequence GTGTTACACGAGTCCGCGGCGCCGCAGCAGCGGATCGTCGTCGTCGGCGGAGGGATGGCCGCGGCACGCCTGGTCGAAGGGCTGGTCGCACGCGGCCTCGGCCCGCAGACGACCGTGCTCGCGGAGGAGCCGCACGCTCCGTACAACCGGATCCTGCTCTCCGCCGTGCTCGAGGGCACCCACCGTCCTGAGGTGCTCGCGATGCGCGAGAAGCAGTGGTACGCCGACAAGGGAGTCGACCTGCGCCTGGACAGCCTCGTCGTCGACATCCACCGCGACAGGCACGCGGTCGAGCTCGCCGACCGGACGACAGTTCCGTACGACCGGCTCGTCCTCGCCACCGGGGCGATCCCGAGCCTGCCGCCGATCCGCGGCGTGGTGCGGGCGGACGGATCGATGGACCCGCGGGTGCAGGCGTTCCGGAGCCTCGACGACTGTGGGCGGCTGCTGGCCCTCCTCGACCGACAGAGCCTCCGCGACCACCCGCGCAACGCGGTGATCGTCGGCGGCGGCCTGCTCGGCCTGCAGGTCGCCCGCGCCCTGGCGGTCCGGGGAATCGAGACCGAGATCGTCGAGGGTCGCGACCACCTGCTCAGCAGCCAGGTCGGCGCCTCGGCCGGCAAGGTGCTCAAGCGGTCGATGGCCACGCTCGGCACCCAGGTCTATCTCGGCGCCCGCGCGACCAGGCTGACCGACGAGGGACTCAAGCTCGACAACGGCTACACCCTCGAGACCGACCTGGTGGTGCTCACCGCCGGTGGCCGCCCGCGCGCAAACCTCGCCCGCCGCGCCGAGCTCACCGTCGCTCGCGGCATCGTCGTCGACGATCAGCTGCGCAGCGTCGACGACCCCGACATCTACGCGATCGGCGACTGCGCCGAGCACGACTCGACCGTGACCGGCTTCGTCTCGCCGGCCTGGGAGCAGGCCGGAGTCCTCGCCGACGTCCTCGCCGGCAACCAGGCGACCTATTCAGGACACCGCGTCGTCGCCCGGCTGCGCGCCACCGACCTCGACGTGTGCGTCCTTGGCGAGCCCGAGCACGAGACCGGCGAGGTGGTCGAGATCGCCAACCCGATCAAGGGCACCCACCGCAAGCTGGTCGTACGCGACGGCCGCATCGTCGCCGGTGCCCTCGTCGGCGACCTGAGCCGGGTCGGCCTGATCACACAGGCCTTCGACCGGCAGACGGTCCTCGGCGAGCACGAGGCGGGGCAGCTGCTGCTGCCCGAGCCGTCCGCGGCGGGGTCGTCAGGTGTGCCACAGCTCCCCGACGACGCGGAGATCTGCGCCTGCGCCGGTGTCAGCGCCGGCGCGATCCGGGCCTGCCAGTCCCTCGAGGACGTACGCGACACCACCCGTGCCACCACCGGCTGCGGCGGCTGCGCGCCGACCGTCCGCCAGCTTCTCGCCACCCGCCAGACAAGTCCGCTCCCCAACAGTTTGCGCACAGTGGAAGGAACCCCGTCATGA